CGGCGGCCGGCGTGGTCTTCGGGGTCTGCGTCGGCACCGCGGCCTGTGCCGTGGCGCCGGTCACGAACGCGCCACCCGTGACGGTGCCCAGGGTGACGGCGCCGCCTCTGATCATCGTGCGCCGGGAGAACTTGGCGCGCAGGTACTCGTGCTGCTCGGCCATGCTCATGCGGTCGGCGAGCTGCTCGGGTACGCCCATGCGAGGAGTGTCCATGACGTCTGAAACTGGTCGCCTCGGGCGACGGGCCGCAAGACGCCATATGGACGGTGTGCGAACAGCGGCTCATAACACATTCAATGTTCCCCCAAGGCTCCTTAACAGGGGCCTGCCCGAAATCGGGCACGATTCTTGCGAATCCGGCTCGCGTACCCCAGGATCTACCGGGTGCACGACGAACTCGTAGATCATCTGACGCGCTCCACGCCCCTCCAGCGGGGCGAGGCGCTACGGGTGATCCAGGACGTGCTCGCCTACTTCGACGAGACGACCGAGAACTACGTCCGTCGCCGCCACCGCGAGCTCCAGGCCCAGGGCCTGGTCAACGCGGAGATCTTCGAACGGGTCGAGGCGGACCTGAAATACCGTGCGGTGGCGCCGCCCGAGCTCACGCTCAGGCAACTGCGACGCATCGTCTACGGGTGATCGAAAGCTTGGGGATACCTATATATGTGCGGAATCGTCGGATACATCGGCAGGCGTGACGTGGCCCCGCTGCTGCTCGAAGGCCTTCAGCGGCTCGAGTACCGCGGCTACGACTCTGCGGGCATCGTCGTCACCTCGCCGAAGACGGCCGGCCTGAAGATGGTCAAGGCCAAGGGCCGGGTGCGTGACCTGGAGGCCAAGGTCCCGGCGCGCTTCAAGGGCACCACCGGCATCGCCCACACCCGCTGGGCCACCCACGGCGCCCCCTCCGACGTGAACGCCCACCCGCACATGTCGGCCGACCTCAAGGTCGCGGTCGTCCACAACGGCATCATCGACAACGCCTCCGACCTGCGGAAGAAGCTCGAGGCCGACGGCGTCGAGTTCCTCTCCGAGACGGACACCGAGGTCCTCGTCCACCTCGTCGCCCGCGCCCAGGCCGAGAAGCTCGAGGACAAGGTCCGCGAGGCGCTGCGCGTGGTCGAGGGCACCTACGGCATCGCCGTCATGCACGCCGACTTCAACGACCGGATCGTCGTCGCCCGCAACGGCTCCCCGGTCGTCCTCGGGATCGGCGAGAAGGAGATGTTCGTCGCCTCGGACATCGCCGCGCTGGTCGCCCACACCCGCCAGATCGTCACCCTCGACGACGGCGAGATGGCCACCCTGAAGGCCGACGACTTCCGCACCTACACGACCGAGGGCACCCGCACCACGGCCGAGCCGACCACCGTCGAGTGGGAGGCCGCCTCCTACGACATGGGCGGCCACGACACCTACATGCACAAGGAGATCCACGAGCAGGCCGACGCCGTGGACCGCGTGCTGCGCGGCCGCATCGACGACCGCTTCTCCACCGTGCACCTCGGCGGCCTCAACCTGGACGCCCGTGAGGCGCGCCAGATCCGCCGGGTGAAGATCCTCGGCTGCGGCACCTCGTACCACGCGGGCATGATCGGCGCCCAGATGATCGAGGAGCTCGCCCGCATCCCCGCGGACGCCGAGCCCGCCTCCGAGTTCCGCTACCGCAACGCGGTCGTGGACCCCGACACCCTGTACATCGCCGTCTCGCAGTCCGGTGAGACGTACGACGTGCTGGCGGCCGTCCAGGAGCTGAAGCGCAAGGGCGCCCGGGTGCTGGGTGTGGTCAACGTGGTCGGCTCGGCGATCGCCCGCGAGGCGGACGGCGGCGTGTACGTGCACGCGGGCCCCGAGGTCTGCGTCGTCTCGACGAAGTGCTTCACCAACACCACGGTCGCCTTCGCGCTGCTCGCCCTGCACCTGGGCCGCACCCGCGACCTCTCCGTGCGCGACGGCAAGCGGATCATCGAGGGCCTGCGCAAGCTGCCCGCGCAGATCGCCGAGATCATGGAGCAGGAGGCGGAGATCGAGAAGCTGGCCGAGACGCTCGCCGAGGCCCGCTCGATGCTCTTCATCGGCCGTGTCCGGGGCTACCCGGTCGCGCGTGAGGCCTCGCTGAAGCTCAAGGAGGTCTCGTACATCCACGCCGAGGCCTACCCGGCCTCCGAGCTCAAGCACGGTCCGCTGGCCCTCATCGAGCCCGCGCTCCCGACGGTCGCGATCGTCCCCGACGACGACCTGCTGGAGAAGAACCGCGCCGCCCTGGAGGAGATCAAGGCCCGCAGCGGAAAGATCATCGCGGTCGCCCACCGCGAGCAGGAGAAGGCCGACCAGACGGTCATCGTCCCCAAGAACGAGGACGAACTCGACCCGATCCTGATGGGCATCCCGCTCCAGCTCCTCGCCTACTACACGGCGAAGGCGCTCGGCCGCGACATCGACAAGCCGAGGAACCTCGCGAAGTCGGTGACGGTGGAGTAGTCCTCCCCGCTCACACAGAACGGCCCCCCACGCGCGCCACCCGCGCGTGGGGGGCCGTTCTCCTGCCGGGGACGCCCAACTCCCCGGCGCCGGCTGCCGATCAGCCCGTGGCCGTCACGCCGGGGCGGGCAGCGCGTCGCGGAACCGCCGTGGGCCAGTGGGCCAGCGCCGCGGTCGCCGCGTACCAGGCCACCGCGCCCGCCGCGACGGCGAACCAGCCGCCGACCTTGGTGAGCCCGTCACTGTCGGCGAACCGGGCGACGGCCATCAGCACCAGCCCGACGCAGAACAACCCGTAGGTGCCCTGGCCGAGTTGGTCGCCACCGGCGAGGGTCAGGGAGAGCGCCACAAGGGCGAACAGGAGCAGGAAGAGCCCTGCGGCGTTGTCGGAGACCTGGGTGCCGGCGGAGACCGCCCAGGTGAACCAGAAGGCGCCGAGGACGGTGTAGGCGGTGCCGGCGGCCGCGTCGCGGTCGCGGAGTGCGAGCAGGCCGGCGACGAACAGTGCGACGCCGCCGACGTAGTGGGCGATGGATACGGCGTCCGCAGCCGTCACGCCGTCGATGAGGTCGGTGTACCCGAGCCCGAAGGCCAACAGGGTGACACCCAGGGCGAGTCGGCCGGCGATCGTGGTGGTGCTGCTTCCCGCAGAGACGTCGTTGTCCACGGCGGGCTCCCTTCATGCATGTGCAGTTGTGTGAGCGGTATATGCCCTTCACAAAGGCACAAACACCCCTACGCGCCAGTAGATTTATGCTGCGCGACAAGGGGGGACGGGCGTACCCAGATCTCATCTCACCTGGGAGAACGGCGAGTTACGGAATGACAACGACGGGGCGCTTGGCCCGCTTGGCGAGCCGCCCCGCGACCGAACCGAAGATCCGGCCGACGATGCCGTGGGTCGAGCCGACGACGATCGCGTCGGCCTCGTACTCCCGCCCGACCTCTTCGAGTTCGTGGCAGATGTCACCGCCGCGCTCGACGAGGATCCAGGGCACCTCGGCGAGGTACTCCGCGCAGGCGAGCTCCAGACCGAGCACCTCGGTGCGGTGGTCCGGCACATCGACGAAGACGGGCGGCTCGCAGCCGGCCCACACCGTGGTGGGCAGCCGGTTGGCGACATGGACGATGATCAGGCCGGAGCCGGAGCGGTGGGCCATGCCGATGGCGTACGCGAGCGCGCGTTCGCTGGACGTGGAGCCGTCGAAGCCGACGACCACGCCGTGCTTGAAGGCTGGATCGCAGGAGTGGCGTGCGTCTTCCGCCGCCAGGGGCTCGGCCGCCGTAGGGTCGGCGACGGGCCGCTTGCGGTCCGCGGGTTCGAAGAATTCGTGACCGGCCATGGCTGTCTCGGCGTATTGATCCTTATACGGGTGGGACGCGGCGATGAGCGACGGAGCTGTCCGGGAATCATCTTCCCAACCCCATACCCCCAAGGGTACGGCGGCACGCCTCCTAGGCCCAGATCCCGCGCGCCCCCGGTGGGGGTTCCAGGGAGCATGCACGAGCGGAAGCCCGTAACGCAATGGTTGCTGCCCCGTACAGGCGGTTTGCACAGGATTCACTTACGCGGGACCGACTCCGGCAGTGACCGACCGCTCGAACAGGCGTTGAACCCCATGCACCGCACTCCCACCGCCGCCGCACCGCCCCTCGCCACCGCCGCCCCAGGAAGGAGCCCACCCCGTGCCCTCGTCCCGCGCCACCCCCGAACCCCGTCCCGGCGACGACCGGTCGACCGACCTGATCCGCTGGGCGGCCTTCAGCTGTTTCCTGGTCCCGGTGGTCCTCCTCTGGTACGGCAGCTCGCTGGCCGGCGCCGCCGGTACCGCCCTGGGGCTCGCCGCCGTCACGGCCGCCTGCCGGGTGCTGCTGCGCCGGTCCGAGCGGTGCGCGGCCCGGTTGCTCGACGAGGAGGACGCGCCGCAGACGCACCCCCGGGGGCGCCATCAGCGCACCGGACCGGGCTCACACCGTGGCGGTCGTCACTCTGGGGGAAACTCACCGGTCGGTTGACCGGTTTTCACGCACGGACCCGCTTCTTTTCAGCCAACTTCCGGTGATGGCGCATCCCTTGCCCCAACCACCCCCCACCCCCCGTTCCACCTGCACGGAAAGGGCCTCCGGGGCCCTGCGCACCCTACGGGGATTGGCCACCACACCGAGGCGCACTTCCCTGCACGGCCCACGAGTGCAACGCTTCGTGATCGAATGCTTCACGCCAAGTTGCCATGTCGACAATCTGCCGGGTGGTGAACTGGCCACGCCGGCATTGTGCGACACGTTAGATTCGATCTTGACTGTCTACGGCGGGGGACTCGTGCAGGACCGAGGGGAAACGTGCAGGAGCGACACAACCGAGGAGCCGCGACCACCGAGGGGGGCTTAGCAGGATGAGCCACGACTCCACTGCCGCGCCGGAAGCCGCGGCCCGGAAACTCTCCGGGCGACGCCGCAAGGAGATCGTCGCGGTGCTGCTGTTCAGCGGCGGCCCCATTTTCGAGAGTTCCATTCCACTGTCGGTGTTCGGGATTGACCGCCAGGACGCCGGCGTACCGCGCTACCGCTTGCTGGTGTGCGGTGGCGAAGAAGGCCCGCTGCGGACCACAGGGGGCCTGGAACTCACCGCGCCACACGGCCTGGAGGCGATCTCACGGGCGGGCACGGTCGTCGTGCCGGCCTGGCGTTCGATCACCTCGCCGCCGCCGGAGGAGGCGCTCGACGCACTGCGCCGGGCGCACGAGGAGGGTGCCCGCATCGTGGGCCTGTGCACCGGCGCGTTCGTGCTGGCCGCCGCGGGTCTGCTGGACGGCCGCCCGGCCACGACCCACTGGATGTACGCGCCGACGCTGGCCAAGCGCTATCCGTCCGTACACGTGGATCCGCGCGAACTGTTCGTCGACGACGGCGATGTGCTGACGTCGGCGGGGACGGCGGCCGGAATCGACCTCTGTCTGCACATCGTGCGGACGGATCACGGTAACGAGGCGGCGGGCGCGCTGGCCCGGCGGCTGGTCGTCCCACCACGCCGGTCGGGCGGCCAGGAGCGCTACCTCGACCGGTCTTTACCCGAAGAGATCGGCGCCGACCCGCTCGCCGAGGTCGTCGCCTGGGCGCTGGAGCATCTCCACGAGCAGTTCGACGTGGAGACGCTGGCGGCACGCGCCTATATGAGCCGGCGCACCTTCGACCGCCGCTTCCGGTCCCTGACCGGCAGCGCGCCACTCCAGTGGCTGATCACCCAGCGGGTGCTCCAGGCACAGCGCCTGCTGGAGACGTCGGACTACTCGGTGGACGAGGTCGCGGGGCGCTGCGGATTCCGCTCGCCGGTGGCCCTGCGCGGCCACTTCCGCCGGCAGCTCGGCTCGTCCCCGGCGGCGTACCGGGCGGCCTACCGGGCCCGCAGGCCACAGGGCGAACGGCAGACGGACAACGAGCCGTCGGCTCCGCCGCCGCCGCCTCCGGCGCTGCACCCGGACGCTCCGGGACCGGTACCGCCGCAGCTGCGGCGCACGGCCTCGGCGTCGGCCGGTGCGATGGGCTCGTCGGCGTCCCTGCCGTCCGAGCACGCGCGCGACGCGTACGCGACCTCGCGGGCGAGTCTGCCGGGGCAGCGCAGCAGTACCTGAGCGGGTGACGGAACCTCCCGAGCGCCGGTCGGGCCCACCAGCCCGACCGGCGCTCGAGCACGAGAGCGTCCACGCGGGGCACCTCAAAGGCCGACGTCAGCTTTAGGGTGGTCGCATGAACGATCGCATGGTCTGGATCGACTGCGAGATGACCGGCCTCTCGCTGTCGGACGACGCTCTCATCGAGGTTGCCGCCCTCGTCACCGACTCCGAGCTGAACGTGCTCGGCGACGGTGTCGACATCGTCATCCGCCCGCCGGCCCGGGCACTGGAGACGATGCCGGAGGTGGTGCGCGAGATGCACACCTCGTCCGGGCTGCTCGACGAGCTGGCGGGCGGGACGACCCTCGCAGAGGCCGAGGCCCAGGTGCTGGCGTATGTACGGGAGCACGTGAAGGAGCCGGGCAAGGCGCCGCTGTGCGGCAACTCCGTCGGCACCGACCGCGGCTTCCTGGCGCGGGACATGACCGCCCTCGAGGGCTATCTCCACTACCGGATCGTCGACGTGTCGTCGATCAAGGAGCTCGCCCGGCGCTGGTACCCGCGGGCGTACTTCAACAGCCCCCCGAAGAACGGCAACCACCGCGCCCTCGCCGACATCCGGGAGTCCATCGCGGAACTGCGCTACTACCGCGAGGCCGTCTTCGTACCGCAGCCCGGGCCGGACTCCGACACCGCCAGGACCATCGCCGCGAAGCACGTCCTGCCCGGCAGCTGACGGGGCCCCGTAAAGCCGTGCGCGAGCACCCCTTCGGACCATGTACACTTTTTCTCGGCCGGTAGGGAGACCGCAAAGTCCAACTGCCGGGCATGGTGGGTGTAGCTCAGCTGGTAGAGCACCTGGTTGTGGTCCAGGATGCCGCGGGTTCAAGTCCCGTCACTCACCCTGAGTCATCAGCCGGTGACCTCCCGCAAGGGAGGTCACCGGCTGATGTGTTTCCCGGGAGGGGTCATGCTCTCGACTGTCCCGGCCGAGCCGTTCGCGACCGCCCGGCTCGACCTTCTCCCGCTGCGCGTCGAACACGCGGCGGAGATGGCGGTCGTCCTGGGCGACCCCGCGCTGCACACCTTCATCGGCGGTGCCCCCAGCACACCCGAGGCCCTGCGCGCCCGCTACGAACGGCTCGTCGCCGGTTCGCCGGACCCGTCCGTCTCCTGGTGCAACTGGGTGCTGTGGGTGCGGGACGCCGACCGGCCGGCCGGGACCGTCCAGGCCACCGTCACCGGGCGGGACCACGCCGAGATCGCCTGGGTCGTCGGCACCCCGTGGCAGGGCCGCGGCTTCGCCTCCGAGGCGGCGGCGGGACTCGTCGGCCGGCTGCGGGAACAGGGCGTGCGCACGTTCGTCGCCCACATCCACCCCGACCACCACGCGTCCGCGGCCGTGGCCCGTTCCGCCGGGCTCTCGGCCACCGCGGAGCGGCAGGACGGCGAGGTGCGGTGGCGGCTGGCCGTCACGCCGTGAACCCACGCCACGCCCAGAAGCTCCACGCTCGGAGCGCCACGCTCAGGAGGAGGAGCGCCCCACCAGCTCCGTCGCCAGCACGACCTGCCGTCGCTCCAGGCCCCGTGACACCGCCGGACGGCGGTCCGCGATCTCCGTGAGGAGCAGGTCCAGCATCCTGCGGCCCATCTCCTCGATGGGCTGGCGGACGCTCGTCAGCGGCGGGTCCATGTGCCGGGCGATCGCCGAGTCGTCGTAGCCGACCATCGCCACGTCCTCCGGGAGACGGAGGCCCGCCTCGCGCAGTGCCCGGCGGGCGCCGGCCGCCATGACGTCGGAGCCCGCGAAGACCGCGTCGAGGGAGGGGTTGCGGGCGAGGAGCTCCCCCATCGCGCGGTGTCCGCCCTCCTCGGTGAAGTCGCCCGGGGCGATCAGGCCCTCGTCCGCCGGGTACCCCGCGTCGCGCAGGGCGTCCCGGTAGCCGTCGACGCGCCGCTGGGCGCCGTAGACGTCCAGGCGGCCTGTGATGTGGGCGATCTGGGTGCGGCCCCTGGAGAGCAGGTGTTCCACCGCGGAGCGGGCGCCGCCGTAGTTGTCGGAGTCCACGGACGGGAGGGTCTCCGCGGCGGAGCGCGGGCCGCTGATCACCGCCGGGATCTCCAGCTGGGCCAGCAGATCGGGCAACGGGTCGTCCGCGTGGACCGAGACCAGGAGAACCCCGTCGACGCGGTGCGCCGCCAGGTACTGGGCGAGCCGGCGTCGTTCGCGATCGCTACCCGCGAAGATCAGCAGCAGCTGCATCTCGGTGTCGGAGAGCTCCGCGCCCACACCGCGCAGCATGTCCGAGAAGTACGGCTCGGCGAAGAAGCGGGTCTCCGGCTCGGGGACCACCAGCGCGATCGCGTCCGTGCGGTTGGCGGCCAGGGCACGGGCCGCGGTGTTGGGGACGTAGCCGAGCTCGGCGACGGCCGCCTCGACGGCCGCGCGGGTCGCGTCACTGACCCTCGGCGAGCCGTTGATCACCCGGGAGACCGTGCCGCGGCCGACACCGGCGCGTGCGGCCACCTCTTCGAGAGTCGGCCGCCCTCCGCTCCGGCTCCGCGCTCCGTGGCTTGCCATGGGCCCCGCCTTCCCGCCGTCGTTCACGCTGGCCTGGAATCTAACAGCCCCGTCCGTTCAGCCCATCTTCGCCGACGGCCGCTGCCCCCGGGGGGCCCGCGTCGGCTCCGCGGGGCCCTGCCCCCGCACACCGGACAGGCCCCGCCCCGTACGCCGAACGGGCCTCGTCCCGGGCCGCGGGGCGCGCCCAACTCCCGGACGCCGGGCGGCCAGAGCGTTGCCGCTCACGGCCGGAAAGCGCTGTCCCCTCGAGTTAGCTAACAGGCAGATAACTGAACGCATCTCTCCGCGCCCCCGCCCTTGACACCCCCGCCCGAACCGACGACTCTTCAACACATCACCTGTGGGAGCGCTCCCACGGTACCTGACACATACACATCCCGCACGTTCCCCGCCCGAGCCGCAGCGAGTAACTAACGGGCCCAACAATGCAGTTGGCCGGGGGGTCGGCACGTCAGGGCAACAGGAGGACGCAATGCGAGCACGTACCCGAACCACCCGCCGGGTGGTGGTCCTCGCGGCCGTAGCGTCGCTGGGCGCCGGGCTGCTGGCCGGCTGTGCCGACGACGGCAACGACGACGCTTCCGACGGCTCGTCGTCGGGCAGCGGCAAGGGCAAGACGACGATCACGCTGGGTCTGTTCGGCACGATGGGCTTCAAGGAGGCCGGTCTCTACGCCGAGTACGAGAAGCTCCACCCCGACATCAAGATCGCCGAGAACGTCACGGAGCGGAACGAGAACTACTACCCGGCGCTCGTCAACCACCTCACCACCAACAGCGGCCTGATGGACATCCAGGCCATCGAAGTGGGCAACATAGCCGAGGTCGTCGCCACCCAGGCGGCCAAGTTCGAGGACATGTCGAAGGTCTCGGGCGTCGACAAGAGCAAGTGGCTGGACTGGAAGTGGTCGCAGGGCACCACCAAGGACGGCCAGACGATCGCTCTCGGCACCGACATCGGCCCGATGGCCCTCTGCTACCGCAAGGACCTCTTCGAGGCGGCCGGTCTGCCCACCGACCGCACCGAGGTCGGCAAGCTGTGGGCCGGTGACTGGAACAAGTTCGTCGCCACCGGTGAGCAGTACAAGGAGAAGGCCAAGGCGGGCACCTTCTTCATGGACTCCCCCGGCGGCCTGATCAACGCCATTCTCAGCAGTGAGAAGGAGAAGTTCTACGACTCCTCCGGCGAGATCATCTACAAGACGAACCCGGCCGTGAAGGCCGCCTTCGACCTGACCGCGAAGGCCGCCGAGGAGGGCCTGGTCCAGGCCCAGACGCAGTTCCAGCAGTCGTGGGACACCACGATCGCGAACAGCAAGTTCGCCACCATCGCCTGCCCGCCGTGGATGCTCGGCACCATCAAGGGCAAGGCGAAGGCCGAGGACGCCGGCAAGTGGGACGTGGCCGTCGCCCCCAAGTCCGGCAACTGGGGCGGGTCCTTCCTGGGCGTCCCGAAGAGCGGCAAGCACGTGAAGGAGGCCGAGGCGTTCATCACCTGGCTGACCGCGCCCGAGCAGCAGGCGAAGCTGTTCAAGGTGCAGGGCTCCTTCCCGAGCGCGCCGAGCGCGTACACGATGCCCGAGGTGACCGGCGCGAAGAACGACATGACCGGTGACTCGCCGATCGGCACGGTCTTCTCCGAGGCCGCCAAGACCGCTCCGGTGCAGGTGATCGGCCCGAAGGACCAGATCATCCAGCAGGGCCTGACCGACAACGGCGTCATCCTCGTGACGAAGGGCAAGTCGGCGGCGGAGGCCTGGAAGACGGCCACCAAGACCATCGACAACAACCTGGACAAGTGACCCGAATGGCCACCCGCCACGACACCGCCGCGCCCCCCGCCAAGGAGGGGGGCGCGGCCCCGGGCCGCCCGGCCCCCGTTCCCACGGAGGCGGAGCAGCGGCATCGGGCCCGGCTCTCCCGCCGTTGGCAGCGGGACAAGCGCTGGAGCCCGTACGCCTTCGTCTCGCCGTTCTTCCTGCTGTTCCTCGCGTTCGGCCTGTTCCCGCTGGTCTACACCGGCTGGGCGTCGCTGCACCAGGTGGAGCTGACCGCGCCCACCGACATGGAGTGGGTGGGGATGCGCAACTACACGCGCATCTTCGACGACGACTTCTTCTGGAACGCGGCGAAGAACACCCTGACGATCGGGATCATCTCGACCGTTCCGCAGCTGCTGATGGCCATGGGCCTCGCCCACATCCTCAACTACAAGCTGCGCGCCTCGACCTTCTACCGGGTCGCGATGCTCGCGCCGTACGCGACCTCGATCGCAGCCGCCTCGCTGGTCTTCGTGCTGCTCTTCGGGCGCGACTACGGCATGATCAACTGGGCGCTGCACTTCGTCGGGATCGACGCGATCGACTGGCAGAACGACAAGTGGCCGTCGCAGTTCGCCGTCTCGTCGATCGTCATCTGGCGGTGGACCGGCTACAACGCGCTGATCTACCTGGCCGCGATGCAGGCGATCCCGCAGGACCTGTACGAGTCGGCGGCGCTGGACGGCGCCAGCCGCTGGAAGCAGTTCCTGCACGTCACGCTGCCGTCGCTGCGGCCGACGATCCTGTTCACGGTCGTCGTCTCGACGATCGGCGCCAGTCAGGTCTTCGGCGAGCCGCTGCTGTTCGACGCCAACAAGGGCGCGTCCGGCGGCGCGGAGCACCAGTTCCAGACGCTGGGCCTGTACCTGTACGAGCAGGGCTGGGTGAACCAGCACCTGGGCCGGGCCTCGGCGATCGCCTGGACGATGTTCCTGATCCTGATCGTGATCGGCATCGTCAACTACGTCATCTCGCGCCGGCTGCGCGCCAGTAGTTAGGAGTACCGGCCGTGACGACGACGACAACGACCGCGAAGTCCGTGGCACCCGAGGACGCCGTGCCGACGGCCCGGAAGGTGCGCCGGCCCAAGTCCGCGCGGGCCGGCGGGCAGATGCACGGCGGCCCGATCGCCTACATCATCCTGGGCGTGTTCACCATCGTTTCGCTGTTCCCGCTGGTGTGGACGGCGATCGCGGCGTCCCGCGACAACAACCGGCTGGCGCAGAACCCGCCGCCCTTCGTGTTCGGCTCGAACCTCTTCCACAACCTGGACGTGGCCTGGAACGACGCGAACCTGGGCAAGGCGTTCGTCAACACGACGATCGTGGCGGGGACTTCGGCGGCGACGATCGTCTTCCTGTCGACGATCGCCGGGTTCGCCTTCGCCAAGCTCCGGTTCCGGGGCCGGGGCGCACTGATGCTGATCGTGATCGGCACGATGATGGTGCCGCCGCAGCTGAGCATCATCCCGCTGTACATGATGGTCGCCGAGCTGGAGTGGACGGACCAGCTCCAGGCGGTGATCCTGCCGTCGCTGGTGAGCGCGTTCGGTGTGTTCTTCATGCGGCAGTACCTCATCCAGGCACTGCCCGACGAGATCATCGAGGCGGCCCGGGTGGACGGCGCGAGCAGCTGGCGCGTGGTGTGGCACGTGGTGTTCCCCGCGGCGCGCCCGGCGATGGCGGTGCTCGGCATGCTGATGTTCGTGCAGACGTGGAACGACTTCCTGTGGCCGTTCCTGGTGCTGAGCCAGACCGGCAACCCGACCG
The sequence above is a segment of the Streptomyces asoensis genome. Coding sequences within it:
- a CDS encoding carbohydrate ABC transporter permease, with translation MAPEDAVPTARKVRRPKSARAGGQMHGGPIAYIILGVFTIVSLFPLVWTAIAASRDNNRLAQNPPPFVFGSNLFHNLDVAWNDANLGKAFVNTTIVAGTSAATIVFLSTIAGFAFAKLRFRGRGALMLIVIGTMMVPPQLSIIPLYMMVAELEWTDQLQAVILPSLVSAFGVFFMRQYLIQALPDEIIEAARVDGASSWRVVWHVVFPAARPAMAVLGMLMFVQTWNDFLWPFLVLSQTGNPTVQVAVAGLGRGYTPDQSLIMAGALLGTLPLLLVFAIFGKQIVGGIMQGAVKG